A window of Sphingomonas astaxanthinifaciens DSM 22298 genomic DNA:
CCGAGCAGTTCCGCGGCCGCTGGGCGCTGGTCCCCGCCGACTGCAAGGGCGATGCCGCGGCGAAGGGCCTGCTCGTGATCAACGATGCCCGCCTCACCTTCTACGAGAGCCGCGGCACGCTTGACCGGATCGATGCGTGGGAACCGGCGAACCGCTTCACCGCCAATTACGGCTTCTCGGGCGAGGGCATGAACTGGGAGCGGGTGATCACGCTCGAGCGCAACGGACCCAAGCTCCGCCGCACCGAGGAAGGCGGCGAGGAAGGCCCGGTCGACCTCACCTACACGGCCTGCCCGCCGCGTTGACCGTCAGCGGCCGAGCCTTGCGTCGAGCATGGCGATCAGCTCGGCGAGGCTCTGCCCGAGCGGCATGTTCTCGGCGCTGACCAGCAGCCGTGGCGGCTCGGTGCCGCGCTGGAGGAAGATTGCCGGAAGCGCTTCGGTCGAGGCGGGGTTCGCCCGTTGCCATTCGTCACGGTGGAGGAAGGTCGCCTCAAACGGCAGCCGCTTCACATAGGCCTTCCATTCGGGCCGCATCGAGACTGCCCCATAAGTGGTCGCGCACAGCGCGCAGGGATAGGTTTCGGGTGAGACCGCCTTGGCCCAGGCGTCCTTCAGCGCATTGAGCAGGCCGGCGTCCGCATTGTAGACGAAGATCAGGCGCCCGGCGGACATGGTCCAACGCCTTACCGTGACGGCTCTGGAAAGTCTCGGCGGCAAGCGCTAGGCGGCACGCCATGTCACAGTTCGACCTGACCGACGACCAGCGCCAGATCCAGGAGATGGCGCGGGCCTTCACGGCCGCCGAGATCACCCCCAATGCCGCCGAATGGGACGAGAAGCACATCTTCCCGCGCGACACCATCAAGAGTGCCGCCGAGCTCGGGTTCGGCGCGATCTACGTCAGCGAGGAAAGCGGCGGGATCGGGCTCGGCCGGCTCGAATCGGCGCTGATCTTCGAAGCGATGAGCTACGGCTGCCCTTCGACCAGCGCGTTCATCTCGATCCACAACATGGCCGCGTGGATGATCGACCGCTTCGGGTCGGACGCGGTGAAGCAGAAGTATCTGCCGAGCATGATCGCGATGGAGCGCCTCGGCTCCTACTGCCTGACCGAGCCGTCGAGCGGGTCGGACGCGGCGGCGCTCAAGACCCGCGCGGTCCGCGACGGCGACCATTATGTCGTGTCGGGCTCCAAGGCCTTCATCTCGGGCGGCGGCGAGAACGAACTTTACGTCACCATGGTCCGCACCGGCGAGGAGGGTCCCAAGGGCATTTCCTGCCTGGTGATCGAGAAGGACATGCCGGGCGTCAGCTTCGGCGCCAATGAGCGCAAGCTTGGCTGGCATTCGCAGCCGACCGCGCAGGTCAATTTCGACGAGGTCCGGGTGCCGGTCGAGAACCGCGTCGGCGGCGAGGGCGAGGGCTTCCGGATCGCGATGATGGGCCTCGACGGCGGGCGTCTCAACATCGGCGCGTGCAGCCTCGGCGGCGGGCAGCGCTGCCTCGACGAGGCGGTTGCCTACACCAAGGACCGCAAGCAGTTCGGCACCGCCATCGCCGACTTCCAGAACACCCAGTTCATGCTGGCCGACATGGGCACCGAATTGGAGGCGGCGCGCGCGCTCCTCTATCTCGCGGCGGCCAAGGTCACCGACAATGCGCC
This region includes:
- a CDS encoding acyl-CoA dehydrogenase family protein, coding for MSQFDLTDDQRQIQEMARAFTAAEITPNAAEWDEKHIFPRDTIKSAAELGFGAIYVSEESGGIGLGRLESALIFEAMSYGCPSTSAFISIHNMAAWMIDRFGSDAVKQKYLPSMIAMERLGSYCLTEPSSGSDAAALKTRAVRDGDHYVVSGSKAFISGGGENELYVTMVRTGEEGPKGISCLVIEKDMPGVSFGANERKLGWHSQPTAQVNFDEVRVPVENRVGGEGEGFRIAMMGLDGGRLNIGACSLGGGQRCLDEAVAYTKDRKQFGTAIADFQNTQFMLADMGTELEAARALLYLAAAKVTDNAPDKTRFAAMAKRLATDTGSAIADRALQLHGGYGYLMDYPIERFWRDLRVHSILEGTNQVMRMITAREMLRQ